In a genomic window of Salegentibacter salegens:
- a CDS encoding endonuclease/exonuclease/phosphatase family protein encodes MNRITFLLIIALFFQSVLVAQIKISSWNLQNFGKTKSQAEIAFVAGTLKDFDIIAIQEVVAGYGGPQAIARLVDALNRKGAKWDYMISDPTESTPYATERYAYIWKTSKVKEVRRGWLDQNYLHQIDREPFISEFDYKDKIFTLVNFHAIPQKKQPETEIKFFKFFPEKYPDKNLIFLGDFNIPERHTVFNPLKKLGYKPVLENQKTTMKMKCVGEECLASEFDNIFYNSRKLKVLNTGVVHFYRSFPDMVSARRISDHIPVWAEFDIERGEGETKDGLMMGN; translated from the coding sequence TTGAATAGAATTACTTTCCTATTAATAATAGCACTGTTCTTCCAGAGTGTTCTTGTTGCTCAGATAAAGATATCTTCCTGGAACTTACAGAATTTCGGTAAAACCAAATCACAAGCAGAGATCGCCTTTGTGGCGGGTACTTTGAAGGATTTTGATATAATTGCCATTCAAGAAGTAGTGGCGGGCTACGGAGGACCTCAGGCAATAGCGAGGCTTGTTGATGCCCTAAACAGGAAAGGCGCGAAATGGGATTATATGATTAGCGATCCTACCGAGAGTACTCCATATGCCACCGAACGTTATGCCTACATTTGGAAAACCTCTAAAGTTAAAGAAGTTAGGCGTGGTTGGCTAGACCAGAATTATTTGCACCAAATAGATCGCGAACCTTTTATTTCGGAATTTGATTATAAGGATAAGATTTTTACTCTTGTTAATTTCCATGCAATTCCACAAAAAAAACAACCTGAGACCGAAATTAAATTTTTCAAGTTTTTTCCTGAGAAATATCCTGATAAGAACCTGATCTTTTTAGGAGATTTTAATATTCCGGAACGTCATACGGTATTTAATCCTCTCAAAAAGCTTGGGTACAAACCGGTTCTGGAAAACCAAAAGACCACAATGAAAATGAAATGTGTGGGAGAAGAATGCCTGGCATCTGAATTTGATAATATTTTTTATAATTCAAGAAAGCTAAAAGTGCTGAATACCGGAGTAGTACATTTTTACAGAAGTTTTCCTGATATGGTTTCTGCCAGAAGAATATCAGATCATATTCCTGTATGGGCGGAGTTCGATATTGAAAGGGGAGAAGGAGAAACTAAAGATGGTTTGATGATGGGAAATTAA
- a CDS encoding IS4 family transposase: MGLFRRTKNTNKPLLRQIIDLCPRWMLTRCADEHNGDKGCSRYKTYDQFVAQTFGQLNKCYTLSDISTGIGVSETFISDLGLEQSPARSTMSDGNKKRSYKVFESLYYRLLGHYGRLLSKHGQSHIIKEIKDRDIKLIDSTTISLCLSMFDWAKFRTAKGGIKIHTCWDDAMMIPDMVNITEAKLHDSKGLAQSVFRKGTVIVEDRAYFDFLLMRQRIAAENVFVTRIKINTVYQTLEELELPEGSDQDILKDEIIVLPSKKAVETGIAEHPLRLVHVYKQDENKVIEIITNNLDWSARTIADLYKKRWDIELFFKAIKQNLQIKTFLGTSENAVKSQIYIALITYLLLQIIVRTIAKKEHAFSNFVEKIRICLCFYLTLDYACNTVGEGAKRIRGQTKLHYRVDPDLFSPISPN, encoded by the coding sequence ATGGGACTCTTCAGGCGCACTAAAAATACAAACAAACCTCTTCTTCGACAAATAATTGACCTATGTCCTCGCTGGATGCTCACGCGTTGTGCCGATGAGCACAATGGCGACAAGGGGTGCAGCAGATATAAGACCTACGATCAATTCGTTGCCCAAACTTTCGGACAGCTGAATAAATGCTACACTCTTAGTGACATTTCCACTGGTATCGGGGTCAGCGAAACATTTATTTCGGATTTGGGTCTTGAGCAGAGCCCAGCGCGTTCTACCATGAGCGATGGCAACAAAAAGAGGAGTTATAAAGTCTTCGAGAGCTTATATTACCGGTTGTTAGGGCACTATGGCCGACTATTGTCGAAGCACGGACAGTCTCATATAATCAAGGAAATCAAAGACCGTGACATAAAATTGATCGACAGCACCACGATCAGTCTATGTCTGTCCATGTTCGATTGGGCAAAGTTTCGGACAGCTAAAGGAGGTATAAAAATACATACCTGCTGGGACGATGCCATGATGATCCCCGATATGGTCAATATAACAGAGGCAAAGCTCCATGACAGCAAAGGACTGGCCCAATCCGTTTTCCGAAAGGGAACGGTCATCGTGGAGGACAGGGCGTACTTCGATTTTCTGTTGATGCGCCAGAGGATCGCGGCAGAAAATGTTTTTGTCACTCGCATCAAGATCAATACGGTCTATCAAACCTTGGAAGAACTGGAGCTCCCCGAAGGTAGCGATCAGGATATCCTAAAAGACGAGATCATCGTTTTACCAAGCAAGAAGGCCGTGGAAACAGGCATTGCGGAACACCCTCTCCGGTTGGTGCACGTTTATAAGCAGGACGAGAACAAAGTGATAGAAATAATCACCAACAACTTGGATTGGAGCGCCAGGACCATCGCGGACCTTTATAAAAAACGATGGGATATTGAACTTTTTTTTAAGGCGATAAAACAGAACCTCCAAATAAAGACCTTCCTTGGAACCAGTGAGAACGCCGTAAAATCACAAATATACATCGCGCTCATAACCTATTTGCTGCTCCAGATAATTGTGAGGACAATAGCCAAAAAAGAACATGCATTTTCCAATTTCGTGGAAAAGATCAGGATCTGTCTATGTTTTTATCTTACCCTCGATTATGCCTGCAATACCGTAGGAGAAGGGGCGAAAAGAATAAGGGGTCAGACCAAACTCCACTATAGGGTAGATCCAGACTTATTTTCTCCCATTAGCCCTAATTGA
- a CDS encoding chorismate-binding protein, translating to MMSDEFFTKLDAQIQSGNPFVAYRNPKAKNGLTKALLQDSAEIYKTSNFTENGFIFSPFKNAENTFLIPSENAEIITAEYPAENLEGVKKENTAFPPAYTNNEAKIKHEKLVQKGIEVIEEGELKKVVLSRKEDVQTQLNALDIFKNLLKKYETAFVYFWFHPQTGIWLGATPETLLNVERDKFKTMALAGTQAFKGTSSVNWGEKEIEEQQIVTDSILENLEHKVSGTIHKSEPYTSKAGNLLHLQTDITGMLNLEKKTSLKSLILALHPTPAVCGLPKKMAQQFILENEDYDREFYSGFLGELNMKKEVKRNNNRRNQENQAYGSILKQTSLFVNLRCMKLEAGKARLFIGGGITKDSNPADEWQETVNKSHTIKSVLVK from the coding sequence ATGATGAGCGACGAATTTTTCACAAAATTAGATGCACAAATTCAAAGCGGAAATCCCTTTGTAGCCTATAGAAATCCTAAGGCAAAGAATGGGTTAACCAAAGCTTTGCTTCAGGATTCAGCTGAAATTTATAAAACCAGTAATTTCACCGAAAACGGATTTATATTTTCGCCTTTTAAAAATGCTGAAAATACATTTTTGATTCCCTCAGAAAATGCCGAAATTATTACTGCGGAATACCCGGCTGAAAATTTAGAAGGAGTAAAGAAAGAAAACACAGCATTTCCCCCGGCTTATACCAATAATGAAGCGAAAATTAAGCACGAAAAATTGGTTCAAAAGGGGATTGAAGTCATAGAAGAGGGAGAATTGAAAAAAGTAGTTTTGTCCCGTAAAGAAGATGTGCAAACCCAACTCAATGCCCTGGATATTTTTAAGAATTTGCTTAAAAAATATGAAACGGCTTTTGTGTATTTCTGGTTTCATCCCCAAACCGGGATTTGGCTTGGTGCCACACCAGAAACACTTTTAAACGTAGAGCGTGATAAATTTAAAACTATGGCCCTGGCGGGAACCCAGGCTTTTAAGGGAACTTCGTCTGTTAACTGGGGAGAAAAAGAAATTGAAGAACAACAAATTGTTACCGATTCGATTTTGGAAAATCTCGAACATAAAGTTTCGGGCACCATTCATAAATCAGAGCCATATACATCTAAAGCCGGTAATTTGCTGCATTTGCAAACCGATATAACGGGAATGTTGAATCTGGAAAAAAAAACAAGCCTTAAAAGCTTGATTTTAGCCTTACACCCAACTCCAGCCGTATGCGGACTTCCGAAGAAAATGGCGCAACAATTTATTTTAGAAAATGAAGACTATGATCGCGAATTTTATTCGGGCTTTTTAGGAGAATTGAATATGAAAAAGGAGGTAAAGCGAAATAACAATCGCAGAAACCAGGAAAATCAAGCTTATGGAAGCATCCTGAAACAAACTTCCTTATTTGTAAATCTACGTTGCATGAAACTGGAAGCGGGAAAAGCCAGGTTATTTATTGGTGGTGGGATTACAAAAGATTCCAATCCTGCCGATGAATGGCAGGAAACCGTAAATAAATCGCATACCATAAAATCGGTACTTGTTAAATAA
- the menD gene encoding 2-succinyl-5-enolpyruvyl-6-hydroxy-3-cyclohexene-1-carboxylic-acid synthase, with protein sequence MKYSKIPVARSIVALCVAKNINHVVISPGSRNAPLTIGFTHHPDIKPYSIVDERCAAFYALGMAQQLQKPVALVCTSGSALLNYYPAIAEAFYSDIPLVIISADRPIERIDIGDGQTIRQKNVFENHILYSANLHSELVLDSEATDKKLQQKQFESQKHNEREVNLALNKAIEEKGPVHINVPFYEPLYDLVENVEVNPIQILPEIKERTYTESQLGGYAELWNRAKRKMVIVGVAQPNAVEQEFLEKLAKDDSVIVLTETTSNLNHPEFFTRIDTLIGPIEKDENREELFKTLQPEILLTFGGMIVSKKIKAFLRNYQPQQHWHIDSKKAYNTFFCLNKHFETTVNSFFKHFFSLTENVESDYGKFWKEVKSKRQVRHEEYMDEIPYSDLKAMQEIVPAVPENYIVHLGNSSTIRYAQLFKWKESLRIFCNRGTSGIDGSISTAVGSASLNAEPTLMIAGDLSFFYDSNALWNNYIPKNFRIIILNNNGGGIFRILPGNKNTENFETYFETTHQLQAKSLSEMYGFEYRSAETSEEIKEQLKTFFSDSVQPKILEIFTPRKINDKVLLEYFNFMKS encoded by the coding sequence GTGAAATATTCCAAAATACCTGTTGCCAGATCTATTGTAGCGCTATGCGTTGCTAAAAATATAAATCACGTAGTAATTTCTCCCGGTTCTAGAAATGCGCCTTTAACCATTGGTTTTACGCACCATCCCGATATTAAGCCTTACAGTATTGTAGACGAAAGATGCGCTGCTTTTTATGCTTTAGGAATGGCGCAGCAATTACAAAAACCGGTGGCCCTGGTTTGTACTTCGGGCTCTGCATTGCTAAATTATTATCCGGCGATTGCCGAAGCTTTTTATAGTGATATTCCGCTGGTAATTATTTCGGCAGACCGGCCTATTGAACGTATAGATATTGGCGACGGACAAACAATTAGGCAGAAAAACGTATTTGAAAACCATATTTTATATTCGGCGAACTTGCATTCAGAATTAGTTTTAGATTCTGAAGCAACCGATAAAAAACTTCAGCAAAAACAATTTGAATCGCAAAAACATAACGAGCGGGAAGTCAATCTGGCGCTAAACAAAGCGATAGAAGAGAAGGGACCGGTTCATATTAATGTTCCTTTTTATGAACCTTTGTACGATTTGGTAGAGAATGTTGAGGTAAATCCCATACAGATTCTGCCAGAAATTAAAGAACGTACCTATACCGAAAGTCAATTAGGCGGTTATGCCGAGCTTTGGAATAGAGCAAAGCGGAAAATGGTAATTGTTGGAGTGGCGCAACCTAATGCAGTGGAACAGGAATTTCTGGAAAAACTCGCCAAAGACGATTCGGTTATTGTGCTTACTGAAACCACCTCGAATTTAAATCATCCTGAATTTTTTACGAGAATTGATACTCTTATAGGCCCGATTGAAAAAGATGAAAATCGGGAAGAATTATTCAAAACGCTTCAGCCGGAAATATTACTGACTTTTGGCGGAATGATCGTTTCAAAAAAGATTAAAGCATTTTTAAGAAATTACCAGCCCCAACAACACTGGCATATCGATTCTAAAAAAGCCTACAACACATTTTTCTGCTTAAATAAGCATTTTGAAACCACTGTAAATTCATTTTTTAAACATTTCTTTTCGCTTACCGAAAATGTAGAAAGTGATTATGGAAAGTTCTGGAAGGAAGTGAAAAGCAAGCGCCAGGTTCGGCACGAAGAGTATATGGACGAAATTCCGTATTCAGACCTTAAAGCGATGCAGGAAATTGTTCCCGCGGTGCCTGAGAATTATATTGTACACCTTGGTAATAGTTCTACGATTAGGTATGCGCAATTGTTTAAGTGGAAGGAAAGTTTGCGTATTTTTTGTAATCGAGGTACAAGCGGAATTGATGGTAGTATTTCTACGGCAGTTGGTTCGGCTTCTTTAAATGCTGAACCTACGTTAATGATAGCAGGAGATTTGAGTTTTTTCTATGATAGCAATGCGTTGTGGAATAATTATATTCCGAAGAATTTTAGAATAATAATTTTGAATAATAACGGAGGCGGGATTTTTAGAATCCTACCCGGAAATAAGAATACAGAGAATTTTGAGACTTATTTTGAAACCACGCATCAGCTTCAGGCGAAATCGTTAAGTGAAATGTACGGTTTTGAATACCGTTCTGCGGAAACTTCCGAAGAAATAAAAGAGCAATTAAAAACTTTTTTTAGCGATTCGGTTCAACCAAAAATCCTGGAAATTTTTACACCGAGAAAGATTAACGATAAAGTGCTACTGGAATACTTCAATTTTATGAAATCTTAA
- a CDS encoding DUF2853 family protein, with amino-acid sequence MSTKTDEKVGKYIQDVKDKTGEEPDVGLLRKVTESCGPSIFRSDAETVSSSSESEMETVKRNFLIKKLGLKDDEKLDVGLNAVMEKYGKSNRNKYRAVVYYLLTKYFKKESVFK; translated from the coding sequence ATGAGTACAAAAACCGATGAAAAAGTAGGTAAATACATTCAGGATGTGAAAGACAAAACGGGCGAAGAACCCGATGTTGGTTTGCTTAGAAAAGTAACCGAATCTTGTGGTCCAAGTATTTTTAGAAGCGATGCTGAAACCGTTTCCAGTTCTTCAGAGTCTGAAATGGAAACCGTAAAACGCAATTTTTTAATCAAAAAATTAGGGCTTAAGGATGACGAGAAATTAGATGTAGGTTTAAATGCCGTAATGGAAAAATATGGTAAATCTAATAGGAATAAGTATCGTGCGGTAGTCTATTATTTACTTACAAAATACTTTAAAAAAGAAAGTGTTTTTAAATAA
- a CDS encoding CvfB family protein, translating to MLRIGENHTLNIVRETEPGLFLTDNEGNEVLLPNKYIPETFEIGEEIDVFVYLDHEERPVSTTLEPLVKLDEFAFLKCVETTEFGAFLDWGLEKHLFVPFKEQAYPMKKGGRYLIFCYLDEETDRLVGSSKVHAFLDNSELTIAPFEEVDLIISNKSDLGYNVIINQLHLGLIYHDDVFQEINVGDEMRGFITKTRPDGKIDVSLQRPGYRSIEPNAELILDKLKRNEGYLNLTDKSSPEAIHSQLGISKKSFKRAAGNLYKQRKIDIKDDGIYLKED from the coding sequence ATGCTTAGAATTGGTGAAAATCATACGCTTAATATTGTAAGGGAAACCGAGCCTGGACTTTTCTTAACAGATAATGAAGGGAATGAAGTTTTACTTCCGAATAAATATATACCCGAAACTTTTGAAATAGGTGAAGAGATTGATGTTTTTGTTTACCTGGATCATGAAGAAAGACCAGTGTCAACTACCTTAGAACCTCTAGTGAAACTTGATGAATTTGCTTTTCTAAAATGTGTAGAAACCACTGAATTTGGTGCTTTTTTAGATTGGGGACTTGAAAAACACTTATTTGTTCCGTTTAAGGAGCAGGCTTACCCTATGAAAAAGGGCGGACGCTATCTTATTTTTTGCTATTTAGATGAAGAAACCGATCGTTTGGTAGGTTCAAGCAAAGTACATGCATTTTTGGATAATTCTGAATTAACCATAGCGCCTTTTGAAGAGGTAGATCTTATAATTAGCAATAAAAGTGATTTAGGTTACAATGTAATTATTAATCAGCTGCATTTAGGTTTGATCTATCACGACGATGTTTTCCAGGAAATAAATGTTGGTGATGAAATGCGCGGATTTATCACTAAAACCCGTCCCGATGGCAAAATTGATGTTAGCCTGCAAAGACCAGGTTACAGAAGTATTGAACCAAATGCTGAGTTAATCCTTGATAAATTAAAGAGAAACGAAGGTTATCTAAACCTTACCGATAAATCTTCTCCCGAAGCTATTCACAGTCAGTTAGGAATTAGCAAAAAGAGCTTTAAGCGTGCCGCAGGGAATCTTTATAAACAAAGAAAAATAGATATTAAAGACGACGGTATTTATCTTAAAGAAGATTAG
- a CDS encoding 1,4-dihydroxy-2-naphthoyl-CoA synthase, whose translation MSEINWKTVKEYEDITYKKSGGVARIAFNRPDVRNAFRPKTTSELLDAFHNAHEDTEIGCVLLSAEGPSSKDGKWAFCSGGDQKARGHQGYVGEDGYHRLNILEVQRLIRFMPKAVICVVPGWAVGGGHSLHVVCDLTLASKEHAIFKQTDADVTSFDAGYGSAYLAKMVGQKKAREIFFLGRNYSAQEAYEMGMVNAVIPHDELEDTAYEWAQEIMAKSPTSIKMLKFAMNMTDDGMVGQQVFAGEVTRLAYMTDEAKEGRDAFLEKRKPNFDKKWIP comes from the coding sequence ATGAGTGAAATCAACTGGAAAACTGTAAAAGAATACGAAGATATAACTTATAAAAAATCGGGTGGCGTGGCGCGAATTGCTTTTAACCGTCCCGATGTTCGCAATGCGTTTAGACCTAAAACTACTTCAGAGCTGTTAGATGCCTTTCATAATGCACACGAAGATACTGAAATTGGCTGCGTTTTACTTTCGGCCGAGGGCCCATCATCAAAAGACGGGAAATGGGCGTTTTGTAGCGGTGGCGATCAAAAAGCACGTGGACACCAGGGTTACGTAGGTGAAGATGGCTACCATAGATTAAATATTTTGGAAGTTCAGCGGTTAATACGGTTTATGCCAAAGGCTGTAATTTGTGTAGTTCCCGGCTGGGCAGTAGGAGGTGGGCATAGTTTGCACGTAGTTTGCGATTTAACACTTGCCAGTAAAGAACACGCTATTTTTAAACAAACCGATGCCGATGTAACTAGTTTTGATGCCGGTTATGGTTCAGCTTATTTGGCGAAAATGGTAGGGCAGAAGAAGGCACGGGAAATCTTTTTCCTCGGAAGAAATTATTCTGCGCAAGAAGCTTATGAAATGGGAATGGTGAACGCGGTAATTCCGCACGATGAGCTGGAAGATACTGCTTATGAATGGGCACAGGAAATTATGGCAAAATCGCCAACTTCTATAAAGATGCTGAAATTCGCCATGAACATGACCGATGACGGAATGGTTGGCCAGCAAGTGTTTGCAGGAGAAGTTACCCGACTTGCTTATATGACAGATGAAGCAAAAGAAGGCCGTGATGCTTTTCTGGAAAAAAGAAAACCTAATTTTGATAAAAAATGGATTCCATAG
- a CDS encoding PH domain-containing protein: MDSIAKDFSNEQIDLASLPKYESVAFSSVSSKYLIKMNIQTGIFMLVLTVALGVFWFFQLNYIQSGIIFAFVLIAFIFRFWNNYKLLQSLGYAIRERDIIYRRGFIFSKTTVIPFNRVQHASISRGIWDKILGISSLNIFTAGGGGSDITIPGLDPEMAVQLKEAIAVKISEDES; encoded by the coding sequence ATGGATTCCATAGCCAAAGATTTTAGTAACGAACAAATAGATTTAGCTTCCCTGCCCAAATATGAGTCGGTAGCGTTTTCTTCAGTTTCGTCTAAATATCTTATAAAAATGAATATTCAGACGGGCATTTTTATGCTCGTGCTTACTGTGGCGCTTGGTGTTTTTTGGTTTTTTCAGCTAAATTATATTCAATCGGGAATTATTTTTGCCTTTGTATTAATCGCTTTTATATTTAGATTTTGGAATAATTATAAGCTGCTTCAAAGTTTGGGTTATGCTATAAGGGAAAGAGATATTATTTATAGAAGAGGATTTATTTTTAGTAAAACAACGGTAATTCCGTTTAATAGGGTACAGCACGCTTCAATTTCAAGAGGGATTTGGGATAAGATTTTAGGAATTTCCAGCCTTAATATTTTTACTGCCGGTGGAGGAGGAAGTGATATTACTATTCCCGGTTTAGATCCCGAAATGGCTGTTCAATTAAAAGAGGCAATTGCGGTTAAGATTTCTGAAGATGAATCCTGA
- a CDS encoding PH domain-containing protein, whose product MNPEAYSNAQRQSIAGILLIFISSLYKLFRTFWAVGAYLLVSGPSRNTLIYIGLGLLFIGILTFIYSYLYYRKFVFYIDYKREEFVLEKGIFSTENTAIPFDKIQQVYFKRSILQRIIKVYSLIIDTAGSNLKEVEIKAISGEDANKLSKILLKAKAKNTEENSIEESLETEDNNEVFWTHKVGFLTLLKIGISTNYLRGLSLVFAFVMTIYNRVNTYFKDRVEDVEVYFDQFSGVLQSIGFLALLFVLLLLLSISITIIEVFIKYYGLTIQQNKDKMEVEMGLKTNTKVSLQPRRLQLMRIKTNPVQKRFNLYEAQISLSSSENELQKNKIKIPGLGKEIVKKIKYFLYPESSKSSFSTTFRPDKLLLFRKISLAVLPVLIFLALWYFTDFIRLKLWAVLAVASLYMLAALSLQILAFRARKLIITEEFLQKKTGFWNKTEETLELFKIQSISVKQPIWYKRKNLVNVVFHTAGGDLNFYAVNRDILQYVNYVLYKAEVSSKNWM is encoded by the coding sequence ATGAATCCTGAAGCCTACAGTAACGCCCAGCGCCAATCTATAGCCGGAATCCTTCTTATATTTATTTCAAGCCTCTATAAATTATTTAGAACTTTTTGGGCGGTTGGTGCCTATTTGTTAGTTAGCGGCCCCAGTAGAAATACTTTAATTTATATTGGTTTGGGTTTGCTTTTTATTGGGATTCTAACCTTTATTTATAGCTACCTGTACTATCGCAAATTTGTTTTTTATATAGATTATAAACGGGAGGAATTTGTGTTGGAAAAAGGAATTTTTTCTACCGAAAATACTGCGATTCCTTTTGATAAAATTCAGCAGGTTTATTTTAAACGTTCTATTCTGCAACGAATAATCAAGGTGTACAGCCTGATAATTGATACCGCTGGAAGCAATCTAAAAGAGGTTGAAATTAAAGCTATATCTGGCGAAGATGCTAATAAGCTTTCAAAAATTCTATTAAAAGCGAAAGCTAAAAATACCGAAGAAAATTCAATAGAAGAATCTTTAGAAACTGAGGATAATAACGAGGTTTTTTGGACTCATAAGGTAGGATTTCTCACGCTTCTTAAAATTGGGATAAGCACTAATTATCTTCGCGGGCTTTCGTTGGTTTTTGCATTTGTAATGACTATTTATAATAGAGTAAACACCTATTTTAAAGATCGGGTAGAAGATGTTGAAGTTTATTTTGATCAGTTTTCTGGGGTCTTGCAATCTATCGGGTTCTTAGCACTGCTTTTTGTGCTTCTCTTACTTTTAAGTATAAGTATTACAATTATTGAAGTATTTATTAAGTATTATGGCTTAACAATTCAGCAGAATAAGGATAAAATGGAGGTAGAAATGGGGTTAAAAACCAATACCAAGGTTTCCCTTCAACCAAGACGGCTTCAATTGATGAGAATTAAAACCAACCCGGTTCAAAAGCGGTTCAATCTTTATGAAGCCCAAATTTCCTTATCCAGCAGCGAAAATGAACTTCAAAAAAATAAAATAAAGATTCCCGGCCTGGGAAAAGAGATCGTAAAAAAGATAAAGTATTTTTTATATCCAGAATCTTCTAAATCTAGTTTCAGCACGACCTTTAGACCAGATAAATTATTATTATTCAGAAAAATTTCATTGGCAGTATTGCCGGTATTGATATTTCTCGCACTCTGGTATTTTACAGATTTTATAAGACTAAAATTATGGGCTGTTTTAGCCGTAGCAAGTTTATATATGCTTGCCGCTTTATCTTTACAAATTCTTGCCTTTAGAGCTAGAAAACTTATAATTACCGAAGAATTTCTTCAGAAAAAAACTGGCTTTTGGAATAAAACCGAAGAAACCCTGGAATTATTTAAAATCCAATCTATAAGTGTAAAGCAACCTATTTGGTATAAAAGAAAAAACCTCGTGAATGTAGTTTTCCATACCGCCGGGGGTGATTTAAACTTTTATGCTGTGAATAGAGATATTTTGCAATACGTAAATTATGTGTTGTATAAGGCAGAGGTTAGTTCAAAAAACTGGATGTAA